A stretch of the Nitratireductor thuwali genome encodes the following:
- a CDS encoding sugar ABC transporter ATP-binding protein has protein sequence MSTPPPLLEMRSISKTFGPVKALADVSLTVRAGELHALMGENGAGKSTLMKVLSGAYQADPGGSVLMDGKPIQLGDPKHSRAMGIAVIYQELSLTPNLTVAQNIFLGREPSSAGIVDRGAMDRATAPILERLAVRFSPGTLVGDLSLGERQLVEIARAMSTRARVIVMDEPTTSLSTREAEQLFKVISALKAEGVAIIYISHRMEEVYRLSDRCSVLRDGAYVGTLDRDELSAPKLVAMMVGRDLSTFYKKEHKQRDDDSDVVLKVEGLGDGKLVEDCSLEVHRREVLGIAGLVGSGRTELARLIFGADPAVSGTIRIHGEPVHSRSPREALSHGIAYLTEDRKTLGLFLDMSVSENVNMGVLERDARRFGIRNFRTAARRAKGAIASLGIKTPHSRINVGALSGGNQQKVLLARLLETEPRVIILDEPTRGVDVGAKSEIYRLIDELASRGLGIIMISSELPEIIGVADRVLVMREGRIAGEVRATASQPIDQERIMALSTGAANDNVTNATPDGAAAQQVQHQ, from the coding sequence ATGAGCACGCCTCCTCCGCTCCTGGAAATGCGCTCGATCAGCAAGACGTTCGGCCCGGTCAAGGCGCTTGCCGATGTGTCCCTGACCGTGCGGGCCGGCGAACTGCATGCGCTGATGGGCGAGAACGGCGCCGGCAAATCCACCCTGATGAAGGTCCTGTCGGGTGCCTACCAGGCCGATCCCGGCGGTTCCGTGCTCATGGATGGCAAGCCGATCCAGCTTGGCGACCCGAAACATTCGAGGGCGATGGGCATCGCCGTCATCTATCAGGAATTGTCGCTGACGCCGAACCTGACGGTCGCGCAGAACATCTTTCTCGGCCGCGAGCCTTCCAGCGCCGGCATCGTCGACCGGGGCGCCATGGACCGGGCGACGGCTCCCATCCTCGAACGCCTTGCCGTGCGTTTTTCGCCTGGCACCCTCGTCGGCGACCTGTCCCTCGGCGAACGGCAACTGGTCGAGATTGCGCGCGCCATGTCGACCAGGGCCCGCGTCATCGTCATGGACGAGCCGACGACCTCGCTGTCGACCCGCGAGGCCGAACAGCTCTTCAAGGTGATCTCCGCGCTGAAGGCCGAGGGCGTGGCGATCATCTATATCAGCCACCGGATGGAGGAGGTCTATCGCCTTTCCGATCGCTGCTCGGTGCTCCGCGACGGCGCCTATGTGGGAACGCTCGACCGCGACGAGCTTTCCGCGCCCAAGCTGGTCGCCATGATGGTCGGGCGCGACCTCAGCACCTTCTACAAAAAGGAGCACAAGCAGCGCGACGATGACAGCGACGTCGTTCTGAAGGTGGAAGGACTTGGCGACGGCAAGCTGGTCGAGGACTGCTCGCTGGAGGTCCATCGGAGGGAAGTGCTGGGCATCGCCGGTCTGGTGGGTTCCGGCCGCACCGAACTGGCCAGGCTGATCTTCGGCGCCGATCCGGCGGTCTCCGGCACGATCCGCATCCACGGCGAGCCGGTGCACAGCCGCAGCCCGCGCGAGGCCCTGTCCCACGGCATCGCCTATCTGACCGAGGACCGCAAGACGCTCGGCCTGTTTCTCGACATGTCGGTCTCGGAGAATGTGAACATGGGCGTGCTGGAGCGCGACGCCCGCCGTTTCGGCATCCGCAATTTCCGCACCGCCGCACGCCGGGCAAAGGGCGCGATCGCGTCGCTGGGCATCAAGACCCCGCACAGCCGCATCAATGTCGGTGCGCTGTCCGGCGGCAATCAGCAAAAGGTGCTGCTGGCGCGGCTGCTGGAAACCGAGCCCAGGGTGATCATCCTCGACGAGCCGACCCGCGGCGTCGATGTCGGCGCGAAGTCGGAAATCTACCGCCTTATCGACGAACTCGCCTCGCGCGGGCTGGGGATCATCATGATCTCCAGCGAACTGCCGGAGATCATCGGCGTCGCCGACCGCGTGCTGGTCATGCGCGAGGGACGGATCGCCGGCGAGGTGAGGGCGACTGCAAGCCAGCCGATCGACCAGGAGCGCATCATGGCGCTGTCCACCGGCGCGGCCAACGACAACGTAACAAACGCCACGCCCGACGGCGCGGCGGCACAGCAGGTTCAGCACCAATGA
- a CDS encoding ABC transporter permease subunit, with the protein MTDIVHGDAARRRLEMKGIIRALGMLPVLLLLAIGFELLSGKFMSINNLSIVMQQASINIVLAAGMTFVILTGGIDLSVGSILAASAMLAVIVSLIPEYGMLGIPAAMALGLAFGLANGGLIAFLRLPPFIVTLGSLTAVRGVARLMGGDTTVFNPDLPFDFIGNGTLFGIPWLALIAIGVILVSWFILRRTVLGTWIYAVGGNQEAARLTGIKVSLVLLFVYGMSGLLSGLGGAMSAARLYAANGLQLGMAYELDAIAAVILGGTSFVGGVGSIWGTLVGALIIAVLSNGLILAGVSDIWQFIIKGLVIIVAVALDRYRLQGAART; encoded by the coding sequence ATGACCGACATCGTACATGGCGACGCGGCGCGCAGGCGCCTTGAAATGAAGGGCATCATCAGGGCGCTCGGCATGCTGCCGGTCCTGCTTCTGCTGGCCATCGGCTTCGAGCTTCTGAGCGGCAAGTTCATGTCGATCAACAATCTGTCCATCGTCATGCAGCAGGCCTCCATCAACATCGTGCTGGCGGCGGGCATGACATTCGTCATCCTGACCGGCGGCATCGATCTTTCTGTCGGCTCCATACTCGCCGCCTCGGCGATGCTGGCGGTGATCGTCTCGCTGATCCCCGAATACGGCATGCTGGGAATACCGGCGGCGATGGCGCTCGGCTTGGCTTTCGGGCTCGCCAATGGCGGCCTTATCGCCTTTCTGAGATTGCCGCCCTTTATCGTCACGCTGGGGTCGCTCACCGCCGTGCGCGGCGTTGCCCGGCTGATGGGCGGCGATACGACCGTCTTCAATCCTGATCTGCCTTTCGACTTCATCGGCAACGGTACGTTGTTCGGCATTCCCTGGCTGGCGCTGATCGCCATCGGCGTGATCCTGGTGTCGTGGTTCATCCTGCGCCGCACGGTTCTGGGCACCTGGATCTATGCCGTCGGCGGCAATCAGGAGGCGGCGCGGCTGACCGGCATCAAGGTCTCGCTGGTTCTCCTCTTCGTGTACGGCATGTCGGGTCTTCTTTCGGGGCTTGGCGGCGCGATGTCGGCCGCCCGCCTCTATGCCGCCAACGGCCTGCAACTCGGCATGGCCTATGAGCTCGACGCCATCGCCGCCGTCATTCTGGGCGGCACCAGTTTCGTCGGCGGCGTCGGCTCCATATGGGGCACGCTCGTCGGCGCGCTCATCATCGCCGTCCTGTCCAACGGCCTCATCCTCGCCGGGGTCTCCGACATCTGGCAGTTCATCATCAAGGGGCTCGTGATCATCGTCGCCGTGGCGCTCGATCGATACCGGCTCCAGGGCGCGGCCCGCACCTGA